The Toxoplasma gondii ME49 chromosome XI, whole genome shotgun sequence region CTTTTTGCCGTCCCCTCTCTggccgtcgtcttcctcttgcgttcttccctcttctcgcctcttcttcactctccgCTCTACGTCGCAGgactcctctttccttcctcgttcctctcccccGTCTCCCGCTGgccgcgccgccttctccctgcctctccctgttcttctccgtccgtTTCCGGTCTCCGATTCGttgtttcttcgcgttcgtcCTTGCTTGCCGCCCGTCTCTCCGAGATGTCGAGCGTTCCGTCTTCGTTCACTTCTCGCGAAGACGcgcggaaggcgaaggagctggaggaggcgcggaAGGCGGGGACCGCCGAGccggagaaggacgaggaggggAATGCGATCAATCCGCATATTCCGCAGTACATCAGCAAGGCGCCGTGGTACTTGAATCAGCAGAAGCCGGGACTGAAGCACCAGCGCTTCGTCcccggagagaaagaggacatCCGTCTTTGGTACGAGCGCGGGAGGAAGCGGGAGGGAgctgcggcgaagaagaccaaGTTCGAGAagggtgcatgcgcgaactGCGGCGCGAAGACGCACTCCGAGAAAGAGTGTGTGGAGCGTCCGCGCAGCAAGAAAGCCAAGTTTACGCAGTCGAACCTCTGCGCCGACGAAGAGGTCTTCGAGGACCTGAAGCTCTCCTACGACGGGAAGCGCGACAGGTACGCCGGATACGATCCGAGCGAGTACAAGTGGGTGATCAGGGCGTACGAACTCGCAGAgatcgagaggaaacgccggAAAGCTCTCGAGCTGGAGAAACAGATCCTCACCGTGAAGAGAGGGTCgaagcgacgcagacgcgcaggcaaagaaggcgacgctcACGCACAGAACACAGTGcagcagaaagacgagaagaaggaaaaggagaaggaaaaggaggagaaggagaggcgggagaagaagaaggagaagacgggagaagagaacgcggagGCTGAGGCAGAGGGCAGCGACtccggagaggagaaggacagcGGATCGAGTGACAGCGGAACGAGTGACAGCGACTCGGACAGTGGAGACTCTTCAGACGAAGATGTGAAGCAGCATGACTTCGACCAGACGTCTGCGCCTGTCGCCTGCAGCGACGACCGCTTCCGAATCAACACAAAAAACCTGCGCATTCGAGAAGACACCGCCAAGTACCTCCTGAACCTCGACATCAACAGCGCCTTCTACGACCCCAAAAGTCGAAGCATGCGCGGGAATCCCTTCGAGCActtgaaggaagaagaacaagctCTCTTCAAGGGAGACAACTGCGCTAGGAAAACTGGAGACGTCCTCAAGGCGCAGCAACTGCAGGTgacgacagacagaaaacggaagaagcgaaagcgaggagaaaagaagagaaaggaagggaagggtgagaggaagggagagaattagagaaagagagaagaaaatcgggaagaaggaaaggaacgaaaGGTGAGGTGGAAAGGGAGGAattgtgtgtatgtgtgtgtgttcgaagatcttttctctcgtttctcggtAGTGGTAAACAATCTTTTTTTTTTCCTCGCGGCCTGACGGTGTCTTTGTCTTCACAAAGCTCGCCATTCCCGGTCCGTCGAGCTGATACAAAGTCCCAACTTTCACTCTTACTTTTTTTCAGCTCTTCGCCTGGGAGGCTTACAAGCACGGCGCCCAGGTCCACTTCAACGCGCAGCCTACGCAACTTGAGAAACTTTACCAGGAACAtgtcgacagaaaaaaagtgagTCTTCgtatctctgtttctctttgttaTTTCCGAGGGAAAGACTTGCACGCCACACACTTCTTTCTACACATCTTCGCTTTCACACAAAGTACACAAgtacatccatatatatacatatatatatatatgtacgtatgtatgtatgtaagtatgtatgtatatgttcaTATATGCTCACGTATGAGCTTATATGTGCTCGTATATGTACATCCGTGGATGCATACGTTCATAAAACGTTTTTATACGCGTAGGTGCATGGGCATGCCTGTTACAGTGCCCACGGCCAAGCGTACATGCACATTCGCATAACTCTAAAACTCCTACTTCGCTCTTGTGAGGATGTGAAgggaaggcgggagagaaggcgaagtaCGAGAAGACAGTCGCTTGGCCCGGCGGCCTGCGACTGGAGAGATTTTGGATGTTTTTCGCTTGCGGTCGGTGTGAGAGCTCTTCACTTTCGAGCCGAGTTCAGTGCTCTTCGACTCGGTGGCAGTGTGAACTGCAGAGCTCTTTCCTGTTCGTCTCATCGGCGCCGCAGCGTCCTCTAGCAAGATTTCCGTAGGCTGCGTCTGAGAGAGGATTTTCGACTGAGATTTCGAGAACGACGCTTCAGCGAAAGGTCTGAGTGCCCCCGGAGAACTGCCAAGAAGTTCCGGCTTTGATGCCTGCGGTTCCCtcggttttttctgtgttcaggagttggaagaagagaagaagaacgcatTGCTGAATAAATACGGAGGCAAGGAGCATTTAAACGCAGACCCACGGATGCTGTTGGCGCAGACAGAAGTTTACGTCGAGTACTCTCGAGACGGGAAGTAAGTCGGGGGGTTCTCGCTTCTCAGCTTTTTGATTTCACTTTTTGCCTTGGTTCTTTGCAGATCTTTTAAACGTTTGAAAACATCTCGATACACGAACTCGACGAGCTCGAGGCGCGTTCTGTGGAGATAGAGCCGCTGACGCGTCTTCAAAAACTCTCAAAAAGACTCAGAGCTCACGCGACTCGCGTTATCGAGATTCCTTCCCCGACCTCGCGGTTCTTTTAGCAtaggcgcatgcactcttAAAACCTCCGACCCAGAAAGGGGACTGCGTCCTGAATGCGCGGTGGACTCGGCAGGCTCGCCCAAGTCGTTTGCCTTGGGAGCCTGAGGAA contains the following coding sequences:
- a CDS encoding SLU7 splicing factor, putative (encoded by transcript TGME49_310820) codes for the protein MSSVPSSFTSREDARKAKELEEARKAGTAEPEKDEEGNAINPHIPQYISKAPWYLNQQKPGLKHQRFVPGEKEDIRLWYERGRKREGAAAKKTKFEKGACANCGAKTHSEKECVERPRSKKAKFTQSNLCADEEVFEDLKLSYDGKRDRYAGYDPSEYKWVIRAYELAEIERKRRKALELEKQILTVKRGSKRRRRAGKEGDAHAQNTVQQKDEKKEKEKEKEEKERREKKKEKTGEENAEAEAEGSDSGEEKDSGSSDSGTSDSDSDSGDSSDEDVKQHDFDQTSAPVACSDDRFRINTKNLRIREDTAKYLLNLDINSAFYDPKSRSMRGNPFEHLKEEEQALFKGDNCARKTGDVLKAQQLQLFAWEAYKHGAQVHFNAQPTQLEKLYQEHVDRKKELEEEKKNALLNKYGGKEHLNADPRMLLAQTEVYVEYSRDGNIAKGRNRVLIKSKYEEDAYVGNHTSVFGSWYNLATQKWGFKCCRQTDFAADCTGRQEDAITEESIGLTKAASSSSDRAAVGDEKNLGEGESTEKGGKEVSPAH